A window of the bacterium genome harbors these coding sequences:
- the moaC gene encoding cyclic pyranopterin monophosphate synthase MoaC has product MPFNHFDEGGRAVMVDVGAKEPTRRVAVASATVFMKKETAAAITAGGMKKGDVLGIARIAGIAAAKKTSGLIPLAHPVALTSVSVDVGVDGERGTVVVTSTVKAFDRTGVEMEAMVSASVAALTIYDMCKGADRGISIGDIFLLSKEGGKSGAYRRGGRS; this is encoded by the coding sequence ATGCCGTTCAATCATTTCGACGAAGGCGGGCGGGCTGTCATGGTGGATGTGGGGGCGAAGGAGCCGACGCGCCGTGTGGCGGTGGCGAGCGCCACGGTTTTCATGAAGAAGGAGACGGCGGCCGCGATCACGGCCGGCGGAATGAAGAAGGGGGACGTGCTCGGGATCGCACGAATCGCGGGGATCGCCGCGGCGAAGAAGACGTCCGGCCTGATCCCGCTGGCGCATCCGGTCGCGCTCACCTCCGTGTCGGTCGATGTCGGGGTGGATGGGGAGCGGGGGACGGTCGTCGTCACGAGCACCGTGAAGGCGTTCGACCGGACCGGCGTGGAGATGGAGGCGATGGTCTCGGCGTCGGTCGCCGCGCTCACGATCTACGACATGTGCAAGGGGGCGGACCGGGGGATCTCGATCGGCGACATTTTCCTGCTGTCGAAGGAGGGCGGGAAGAGCGGCGCGTACCGGAGGGGGGGCCGGTCCTGA
- a CDS encoding 3-oxoacyl-ACP reductase FabG produces MIGLKGKVAVVTGASRGIGAATAKRLARAGATVAVNYFQSETAAGEVIAAIREVGGTAIAVRTDVRDASQCEAMADEVKRTLGPVDVLVLNASISFPVVPFLKYSWPEFEAKLTGELKSAFFCCKAFVPGMVERRKGSVVAISSGLSRHPGEGFCAHSTAKSGLDAFVKSLALELGPFGVRVNVVAPGLTLTDATSFLSRKEKEASAQMTPLRRNGLPEDTAGAVLFLASEEARFITGAYLPVSGGNLMP; encoded by the coding sequence ATGATCGGGTTGAAGGGAAAGGTGGCGGTGGTCACGGGGGCGAGCCGCGGGATCGGCGCGGCGACGGCGAAGCGCCTCGCGCGCGCCGGCGCGACGGTGGCGGTCAACTATTTCCAGAGCGAGACGGCCGCGGGGGAAGTCATCGCGGCGATCCGCGAGGTCGGCGGGACGGCGATCGCCGTCCGGACGGACGTCCGCGATGCGTCGCAGTGCGAGGCGATGGCGGACGAAGTGAAACGGACGCTCGGTCCGGTCGACGTGCTCGTGCTGAACGCGTCGATCTCCTTTCCCGTCGTCCCGTTCCTTAAGTACTCGTGGCCGGAGTTCGAGGCGAAGCTGACCGGGGAGCTCAAGTCCGCCTTCTTCTGCTGCAAGGCGTTCGTGCCGGGGATGGTGGAGCGCCGCAAGGGATCGGTCGTCGCGATCAGCAGCGGGTTGTCCCGCCACCCGGGGGAGGGGTTCTGCGCCCACAGCACGGCGAAGTCCGGGCTGGACGCCTTCGTGAAGTCGCTCGCGCTCGAACTGGGGCCGTTCGGCGTACGCGTGAACGTGGTCGCCCCGGGGCTCACCTTGACGGACGCGACATCGTTTCTTTCGCGGAAGGAGAAGGAAGCCTCGGCGCAGATGACCCCGCTGCGGCGGAACGGCCTTCCGGAGGACACGGCGGGGGCGGTCCTCTTCCTCGCCTCGGAGGAGGCGCGCTTCATCACGGGCGCGTACCTGCCGGTCTCCGGCGGGAACCTGATGCCATGA
- a CDS encoding AsmA family protein yields the protein MKKLLVVLGILAAFLVLAGVTILVLVDVNVYKPRIESGVSDALGMEFRTHGKARLRLFPSGSIVLTDVRLRNRGTDLATTEALRVGVKMIPLLSGQVVITELALEKPVIRIEKGIDGKFNFETPPRPAKEGEVSSAPLVVPAGSASAGKIVYVDRKSGDETSLDAIDLSVRNFSIPTDPGVRISKGISFSGDLSAKEMKTKDFAAADVRAKVTVGAGVFEFRPFAIKLFGGAGEGGIRVDLSGDTPSLRVKYTLAKFRAEESLAGLAQEKYLSGPMTVTPDLSFRGKDVDGMRRTLSGTVTLRGDGLTFHGMEIDKVLSKAEDAQKLGLADVGAFVLAGPLGSAALKGYRYGDLYRSTTREGETRITRLVSDWTVRDGVADATDVAFTTGKNRIALKGKLDLVNRRFMDVTVAALDGKGCARVRQSISGSFDDPRMDKTNFLQSFAEPILGTLSRAGNLLGISTCKPFYTGAVSPPN from the coding sequence ATGAAAAAGCTCCTCGTCGTCCTCGGTATTCTGGCCGCCTTCCTCGTCCTCGCGGGGGTGACGATCCTCGTCCTCGTCGATGTGAACGTCTACAAACCCCGGATCGAATCCGGGGTCTCCGACGCTCTCGGGATGGAGTTCCGGACCCACGGGAAGGCGAGGCTTCGCCTGTTCCCTTCGGGGAGCATCGTCCTCACCGACGTGCGGCTGCGCAACCGCGGCACCGACCTTGCCACGACGGAGGCGCTGCGAGTGGGGGTGAAGATGATTCCGCTTCTGTCCGGCCAGGTCGTGATCACGGAACTGGCCCTTGAAAAACCGGTGATCCGGATCGAGAAAGGGATCGACGGGAAGTTCAACTTCGAAACCCCGCCTCGCCCGGCGAAGGAAGGCGAAGTTTCTTCCGCCCCCCTGGTCGTTCCCGCCGGTTCGGCGTCGGCCGGAAAGATCGTGTACGTCGACCGGAAGTCTGGGGATGAAACGAGCCTCGACGCGATCGACCTGTCCGTGCGGAACTTCTCGATCCCAACGGACCCGGGGGTGAGGATCTCGAAGGGGATCTCCTTCTCCGGCGACCTGTCCGCGAAGGAGATGAAAACAAAGGACTTCGCCGCGGCGGACGTGCGCGCGAAGGTGACGGTCGGCGCGGGCGTCTTCGAGTTTCGTCCCTTCGCGATAAAGCTCTTCGGCGGCGCGGGCGAGGGGGGGATCCGCGTCGACCTCTCCGGGGACACGCCGTCCCTGAGGGTGAAGTACACGCTCGCGAAGTTCCGCGCCGAAGAGTCGCTCGCGGGACTCGCGCAGGAAAAATACCTGAGCGGGCCGATGACGGTGACGCCGGACCTCTCCTTCCGTGGGAAGGACGTGGACGGGATGAGGCGGACGCTCTCCGGCACCGTCACCCTGCGGGGAGACGGGCTGACGTTCCACGGGATGGAGATCGACAAGGTTCTGTCGAAGGCGGAAGATGCCCAGAAGCTGGGCCTGGCGGATGTCGGCGCGTTTGTGCTCGCGGGCCCGCTCGGATCCGCGGCGTTGAAGGGCTACCGCTACGGGGACCTCTACCGGTCCACCACCCGGGAGGGGGAGACCCGGATCACCCGGCTCGTCTCCGACTGGACGGTACGCGACGGCGTGGCGGACGCCACGGATGTCGCCTTCACCACGGGGAAGAACCGGATCGCGCTGAAGGGGAAACTCGACCTCGTGAACCGGCGGTTCATGGACGTCACCGTCGCGGCGCTCGACGGGAAGGGGTGCGCGAGGGTCCGGCAGAGCATCTCGGGTTCCTTCGACGACCCGCGGATGGACAAGACAAATTTCCTGCAGTCGTTCGCGGAGCCGATTCTGGGGACGCTCAGCCGGGCAGGGAACCTGCTCGGAATATCCACGTGCAAGCCGTTCTACACGGGGGCCGTGTCGCCGCCGAACTGA
- a CDS encoding ATP-binding protein, with translation MTPEAPWEGALRRLEGILGRVEALLGKREAPPTDPAIFHSHRAFRWERAGEGGRIVPIPHPHGVDLASLVGIDRAKEELLRNTEQFVSGRGANHVLLWGERGTGKSSCVKGLLPVFGPRGLRIVELARWDLFSFPKIIGQLRGLAFRFLLYCDDLSFDEGEADYRGLKTLLDGGVEERPENVLIYATSNRRHLMPERRVALGAEDEIHPEEAVGEKLSLSDRFGLQLGFYRFDQETYLAIVESYAGRMRLPVDPGILREDALRWALAAGSRSGRTAKQFIDDLAGRLGTRSP, from the coding sequence ATGACGCCGGAGGCGCCCTGGGAGGGTGCTCTTCGGCGTCTCGAAGGGATCCTGGGGCGCGTCGAGGCGCTCCTCGGGAAGCGGGAGGCGCCGCCGACCGACCCGGCGATCTTCCACTCCCACCGGGCGTTCCGGTGGGAGCGCGCGGGGGAAGGGGGTCGGATCGTCCCGATCCCCCATCCGCACGGTGTGGATCTCGCCTCGCTCGTCGGGATCGACCGTGCGAAGGAGGAGTTGCTCCGGAACACGGAACAGTTCGTTTCCGGGCGGGGGGCGAACCACGTCCTTCTGTGGGGGGAGCGCGGGACCGGCAAGTCGTCGTGCGTGAAGGGGCTGCTACCCGTCTTCGGCCCGCGGGGGCTGCGGATCGTCGAGCTCGCCCGGTGGGACCTGTTCTCCTTCCCGAAGATCATCGGGCAGCTCCGAGGGCTGGCGTTCCGGTTCCTCCTCTACTGCGACGACCTGTCGTTCGACGAGGGAGAGGCCGACTACCGGGGGCTCAAGACGCTGCTGGACGGCGGCGTGGAGGAGCGCCCGGAGAACGTGCTGATCTACGCCACCTCGAACCGCCGGCACCTGATGCCCGAGCGCCGGGTCGCGCTGGGCGCGGAGGACGAGATCCATCCGGAGGAGGCGGTAGGGGAGAAGCTCTCCCTCTCCGACCGGTTCGGCCTGCAGCTCGGGTTCTACCGGTTCGACCAGGAGACGTACCTCGCCATCGTCGAATCGTACGCGGGGCGGATGCGGCTTCCCGTCGATCCGGGAATCCTCCGGGAGGACGCGCTGCGGTGGGCGCTCGCCGCCGGCTCCCGCAGCGGCCGGACGGCGAAGCAGTTCATCGACGACCTCGCCGGCCGCCTCGGGACGCGATCGCCCTGA
- a CDS encoding DUF1059 domain-containing protein: MKKHLTCRALGMNCGFEVHDESEDEIAVAMGDHLRRAHGVEFNEALRRKAMDLILLDPA; the protein is encoded by the coding sequence ATGAAGAAGCATCTCACTTGCAGGGCGCTGGGGATGAACTGCGGGTTCGAGGTCCACGACGAGTCCGAGGACGAGATCGCGGTGGCGATGGGCGACCACCTCAGGCGCGCCCACGGGGTGGAATTCAACGAGGCGCTGCGCAGGAAGGCGATGGACCTGATCCTTCTGGATCCGGCCTAG
- a CDS encoding SAP domain-containing protein translates to MKEIRDIARRFGLRSIRMEKAELIRAIQRAEGNYDCYGTATEEECDQEECLWREDCFRESVAEEIR, encoded by the coding sequence ATGAAGGAGATCCGCGACATCGCGCGGCGGTTTGGACTCCGCTCGATCCGGATGGAGAAGGCAGAGCTCATCCGGGCCATCCAGAGGGCGGAGGGGAACTACGACTGCTACGGGACGGCGACCGAGGAGGAGTGCGACCAGGAGGAGTGCCTCTGGCGGGAAGACTGCTTCCGGGAGTCCGTCGCGGAGGAGATCCGCTGA